The genomic DNA CGGCTCTCGTCTTTGCCAGCACCGAAGTGCCAGTCTTCTCCGAAAGTCATGGTGCCGAGGCACAGTTCCGAGACCCGCAGACCCGAGCGCCCCAGCAGCCGGTAACGCATCAGGCCACCACGACGCCGGGTGTCGGCAAGGCTTCAACCTCGGTGTTGAACGACAAACCCTCCCCAACGGGCTGACAAGAAGTGATCACGGCCTGCGCGATGGCGCTCCCGACGAGCCGTTCGATCACCCAGCCCGCCAGGTACTGCCCTGCCAGACAACCGCCAGTAGTGGCGATGTTTCCCTCAATCACGATCGGTCGCTCGACGACGCGTACGCCAAATAGCTCAAGGAGCGGTTTGGCGGAGGGATAGGTGGTGGCCTCTTTCCCGGTCAGCAGCCCGAGTGCGCCCAGAAGCAGCGCGCCGGAGCAAATCGAGCCGATCAGTTGACGCTCTGGATCAAGCTTGAACTGCGCCAGGTATTCAGAATCGACGATCTTCGTGCGCGTCCCTTTGCCGCTGGTGAAGAGCACGGCGTCAGCGACGTTGGCTTCGTCGAGGGGGCCGTGGATCGGCACCGTCAGGCCGGTCATCGAGCGATGGAACTTTGCTTCGCCGACGATGCGCACACTCCAGTTCGGGAGGTGAACGCGATTCAGGAGATCCCAGATTAGGATCAGATCGATGTCGGTGAAGTCGTCAAATGCCACGATCACGACGCGGAGAATTTGTTCGTCAGCAATGGACAGGGCTTGCATGCAATCCTCCCTCTGCAAGCGCCGCCGGCGCCAGCAGTCAAATCGACTCGAAGTTAACCGGTTGGCGCGGAAAATATTTCCCGGTCAAGGCAGTGAAATAGGTTTTGATCTCTATTCCCTGCAAATCGAATGCGTGCTTGAGATCGTGAATCTTGTTGACCACCTGATCGAGTGTGCGCCGATCGTCGATGTCGACCAAGTCGAGGTGCGACCCGAGCAGTTCTGCATGGCCGAGACCGACATCAATCTGCTGGTGCTTGAAGTAGGGATCGAAGGCCTGCGGGTCAATCGCGTAATGCTCGTGCAGGCTGCGCTTGAAGTCGTCGATCCGATCGCCGTCAAATTCCTGTGCCTCGATCACTGCCGCAACCATCAGCGCCGAGCAGGGCGCCAGTTCGAAAAGTTCACGCATCAGGAATCCGATCAGGCGCGTGGACAACAGCGGGATGCTCGTGGTCACCTCTGCGCGGGACAGACCCAACCGAACGAGGGTGTCGAGGACGAACCCTTCGTGTCCCCGCTCCTCGGCTGCGTACCGCGTCAGCACCTCCTCAAGGCGTCCATCGGCACGGTCGGCGGCGTGCTGGATGGCGGAAGGGAAATCGCGGATGTAGTGATACATCTCAAGCAGCCAACCGATCAGTACCGACTTTGGCAGATCGCCGGCCGAAAACTCGTTGCCGATGTAGGAAATGCGAAGCTCGCTGGCCCAGATGCGGCAGGCACGCACGAGCGTGTCACGGACCACCGGATGCGGAATCGTGTCCTGGGTATCGCTGGAGAAGTAGACCACGCCGGCCGGCCGCAACGACCCCAATAGCGCATTGACATCATCTACGGAAAGGCCACTCCGCGAAGCGATGTCGTCGACCGAATGATGTCCGGTGCAGTAGCTGCGCATCTTCAGGAACTGCAATGCGGGCATCACCGGAACCTCGTAGCTGGTCTGGCTGGTGATGAGGAGCGCCGTCTCTCGCTCGGGATTGATGTGCCAGACATTTTCGCGCAGTCTTGGAAACATCGAAGTACCCTGAAAAGGGTGCGGGCATGGTCAGCGTCT from Candidatus Dechloromonas phosphoritropha includes the following:
- a CDS encoding DJ-1/PfpI family protein, with translation MQALSIADEQILRVVIVAFDDFTDIDLILIWDLLNRVHLPNWSVRIVGEAKFHRSMTGLTVPIHGPLDEANVADAVLFTSGKGTRTKIVDSEYLAQFKLDPERQLIGSICSGALLLGALGLLTGKEATTYPSAKPLLELFGVRVVERPIVIEGNIATTGGCLAGQYLAGWVIERLVGSAIAQAVITSCQPVGEGLSFNTEVEALPTPGVVVA